One window of the Canis aureus isolate CA01 chromosome 1, VMU_Caureus_v.1.0, whole genome shotgun sequence genome contains the following:
- the ARHGEF1 gene encoding rho guanine nucleotide exchange factor 1 isoform X4 has translation MEADNVARGLAPGPPRPGLVPVSIIGAEDEDFENELETNTEEQNSQFQSLEQVKRRPAHLMALLQHVALQFEPGPLLCCLHADMLSSLGPKEAKKAFLDFCHCFLDKTAVLRVLVPPAVAFELDRTRPEVISEDLQRQFVQEIVQSQQAAVSRLLEDFRSKRLMGMTPWEQDLTQLEAWVGRDRASFEARERHLAERLLAHLEEMQHTISNDEEKSAAVVNAISLYMRHLGVRTKSGDKKSGMNFFRKKVMGNRRSDEPTKTKKGLSIFLDPARWNRGEPQASDFRHLKVETDAEKPGLTERKGGLGVPSRDRNVGAPGQDVPGVSLHPLPGDSPDREPGVDTPPELGDPPPQGPASLEPPGPSESTEEGPDTERRWKRLSGRLGRSESLRVSDRRRPSRGSLGAKGRGGGRSRSDVDMDPSSATAVLGPARRATPEPGDEGDPGRSGLELEPEEPPGWRELIPPGTLHSLPKSQVKRQEVISELLVTEAAHVRMLRVLHDLFYQPMLEGNFFSTEDLQNIFPSLDELIEVHSLFLDRLMKRRQDSGCLIEEIGDVLLARFDGAEGKWFQKISSRFCSRQSFALEQLKAKQRKDPRFCAFVQEAESRPRCRRLQLKDMIPTEMQRLTKYPLLLQSIGQNTEESAEREKVELAAECCREILHHVNQAVRDMEDLLRLKDYQKRLDLSLLRQSSDPMLSEFKNLDITKKKLIYEGPLTWRLTKDKAVEVHVLLLDDLLLLLQRQDDRLLLKSHSRTLTPTPDGKTMLRPVLRLTSAITREVATDHKAFYVLFTWDQEAQIYELVAQTVSERKNWCSLITETAGSLKVPAPASRPKPRPSPSSTREPLLSSSENGNGGGREIPPADGQTERILSTLLPYCRPRPEGQLAAKALEKVLSLKQLLFPSEEDSGAGPPQEGDGVPGGGPLSPTQTHTQEIREKLLSLEETMKQLEEVEEEFCHLRLLLSQLGENSTPQPGCT, from the exons ATGGAAGCAGACAACGTTGCCCGAGGGCTG GCACCAGGACCACCGCGGCCTGGCCTGGTGCCAGTCAGCATCATTGGGGCTGAGGACGAGGATTTTGAGAATGAGCTGGAGACG AACACAGAGGAGCAAAACAGCCAGTTCCAGAGCCTGGAGCAGGTGAAGCGGCGGCCTGCCCACCTCATGGCCCTCTTGCAGCACGTCGCCCTGCAGTTTGAACCAGGACCTCtg CTCTGCTGCCTGCACGCGGACATGCTGAGTTCCCTGGGTCCCAAGGAGGCCAAGAAGGCCTTCCTCGACTTCTGCCATTGCTTCCTGGACAAGACGGCG GTTTTGCGGGTGCTAGTCCCTCCCGCCGTCGCCTTTGAACTTG ACCGCACGCGGCCCGAGGTCATCTCTGAGGACTTGCAGCGGCAGTTTGTACAGGAGATAGTGCAGAGCCAGCAGGCAGCTGTTAGCCGGCTGCTGGAGGACTTCCGCTCCAAGCGGCTCATGGGCATGACACCCTGGGAGCAGGACCTGACCCAGCTGGAGGCCTGGGTTGGGCGGGACCGTGCCAGCTTTGAGGCCCGGGAGCGGCACCTGGCTGAACGGCTGCTGGCCCACCTGGAGGAGATGCA ACACACCATCTCTAACGATGAGGAAAAGAG TGCCGCTGTGGTCAACGCCATCAGCCTGTACATGCGCCACCTTGGGGTGCGGACCAAGAGCGGAGACAAGAAGTCAGGGATGAATTTCTTCCGCAAAAAG GTGATGGGGAATCGGCGGTCAGATGAGCCAACCAAGACCAAAAAAGGCCTGAGCATCTTCCTAGACCCTGCTCGCTGGAACCGGGGAGAGCCTCAGG CCTCGGATTTCCGACACCTCAAAGTCGAGACTGATG CTGAGAAACCAGGCCTTACGGAAAGGAAGGGAGGCCTGGGGGTGCCCTCCCGGGACCGGAATGTTGGGGCTCCTGGGCAGGATGTCCCTGGAGTTTCTCTGCACCCTCTGCCCGGGGACAGTCCTGACCGGGAACCAG GTGTTGACACCCCGCCAGAGCTGGGGGACCCACCCCCCCAGGGCCCGGCCAGCCTGGAGCCCCCGGGGCCCTCGGAGAGCACTGAGGAGGGTCCTGACACAGAGAG AAGGTGGAAGAG GCTGTCGGGGCGTCTGGGGCGCTCGGAGAGCCTGCGGGTGAGTGACCGCCGCCGGCCTTCCCGGGGCAGCCTCGGGGCtaagggccggggtgggggccgcTCCCGGAGTGACGTGGACATGGACCCCAGCTCTGCCACGGCCGTGCTTGGCCCTGCCCGACGAGCCAC CCCTGAGCCTGGAGATGAAGGGGACCCTGGGCGGTCAGGACTAGAGCTGGAACCAGAAGAGCCCCCTGGCTGGCGGGAGCTCAtccccccaggcaccctgcacAGCCTGCCTAAGAGCCAGGTGAAGCGGCAGGAGGTCATCAGCG AGCTACTGGTGACAGAGGCTGCCCATGTGCGCATGCTCCGGGTGCTGCATGACCTCTTCTACCAGCCCATGTTGGAAGGGAACTTCTTCTCCACGGAGGATCTACAGAACATCTTCCCCAGCCTGGATGAGCTCATCGAGGTGCATT CCCTGTTCCTCGATCGACTGATGAAGCGGAGGCAGGATAGTGGCTGCCTCATTGAGGAGATCGGAGATGTACTGCTGGCCCGG TTTGATGGTGCCGAAGGCAAATGGTTCCAGAAAATCTCCTCCCGCTTCTGCAGCCGCCAGTCATTTGCCTTAGAGCAGCTCAAAGCCAAGCAGCGCAAGGATCCTCGGTTCTGTGCCTTTGTGCAG GAGGCCGAGAGCCGCCCCCGGTGCCGCCGCCTGCAGCTGAAGGATATGATCCCCACGGAGATGCAGCGTCTGACCAAGTACCCCCTGCTCCTGCAGAGCATTGGGCAGAACACAG AAGAGTCAGCAGAACGGGAGAAAGTAGAACTGGCAGCTGAGTGCTGCCGGGAAATTCTGCACCATGTTAACCAAGCCGTGCGTGACATGGAGGACCTGCTG cgGCTCAAGGATTATCAGAAGCGCCTGGACTTGTCCCTCCTGCGGCAGAGCAGCGACCCCATGCTAAGCGAGTTCAAG aaCCTGGACATCACCAAAAAGAAGCTGATCTACGAGGGTCCGCTGACGTGGCGGCTGACGAAGGACAAGGCTGTAG AGGTACACGTGCTGCTGCTGGAtgacctgctgctgctgctccagcgCCAGGACGATCGGCTGCTGCTCAAGTCCCACAGCCGGACGCTGACACCCACACCCGACGGCAAGACCATGCTGCGGCCGGTGCTGCGGCTCACCTCCGCCATAACCCGCGAGGTGGCTACCG aTCACAAAGCCTTCTATGTCCTTTTTACCTGGGACCAGGAGGCCCAGATATATGAGCTGGTGGCCCAGACGGTGTCGGAACGGAAGAA CTGGTGTTCCCTCATCACTGAAACTGCTGGATCCTTGAAGGTCCCTGCCCCCGCCTCTCGCCCCAAACCCCGGCCCAGCCCAAGCAG CACCCGAGAACCCCTGCTCAGCAGCTCAGAGAATGGCAACGGTGGTGGCCGAGAGATACCCCCAGCTGACG GCCAGACCGAGAGAATCCTCAGCACCCTCCTGCCCTACTGCAGGCCCCGCCCTGAGGGCCAGCTTGCTGCCAAGGCCCTTGAGAAAG TGCTGTCCCTGAAGCAGCTCCTGTTTCCCTCGGAGGAAGACAGTGGGGCAGGGCCTCCCCAGGAAGGGGATGGGGTCCCTGGGGGTGGCCCCCTGAGCCCGACACAGACCCACACCCAGGAAATTCGGGAAAAGCTGCTCAGCCTGGAGGAGACCATGAAACAGCTGGAG gaggtggaggaggaattTTGTCACCTGCGACTCCTTCTGTCTCAGCTTGGGGAGAACAGCACCCCCCAGCCTGGGTGTACCTGA
- the ARHGEF1 gene encoding rho guanine nucleotide exchange factor 1 isoform X6 translates to MEADNVARGLAPGPPRPGLVPVSIIGAEDEDFENELETNTEEQNSQFQSLEQVKRRPAHLMALLQHVALQFEPGPLLCCLHADMLSSLGPKEAKKAFLDFCHCFLDKTAVLRVLVPPAVAFELDRTRPEVISEDLQRQFVQEIVQSQQAAVSRLLEDFRSKRLMGMTPWEQDLTQLEAWVGRDRASFEARERHLAERLLAHLEEMQHTISNDEEKSAAVVNAISLYMRHLGVRTKSGDKKSGMNFFRKKVMGNRRSDEPTKTKKGLSIFLDPARWNRGEPQASDFRHLKVETDAEKPGLTERKGGLGVPSRDRNVGAPGQDVPGVSLHPLPGDSPDREPGVDTPPELGDPPPQGPASLEPPGPSESTEEGPDTESPEPGDEGDPGRSGLELEPEEPPGWRELIPPGTLHSLPKSQVKRQEVISELLVTEAAHVRMLRVLHDLFYQPMLEGNFFSTEDLQNIFPSLDELIEVHSLFLDRLMKRRQDSGCLIEEIGDVLLARFDGAEGKWFQKISSRFCSRQSFALEQLKAKQRKDPRFCAFVQEAESRPRCRRLQLKDMIPTEMQRLTKYPLLLQSIGQNTEESAEREKVELAAECCREILHHVNQAVRDMEDLLRLKDYQKRLDLSLLRQSSDPMLSEFKNLDITKKKLIYEGPLTWRLTKDKAVEVHVLLLDDLLLLLQRQDDRLLLKSHSRTLTPTPDGKTMLRPVLRLTSAITREVATDHKAFYVLFTWDQEAQIYELVAQTVSERKNWCSLITETAGSLKVPAPASRPKPRPSPSSTREPLLSSSENGNGGGREIPPADGQTERILSTLLPYCRPRPEGQLAAKALEKVLSLKQLLFPSEEDSGAGPPQEGDGVPGGGPLSPTQTHTQEIREKLLSLEETMKQLEEVEEEFCHLRLLLSQLGENSTPQPGCT, encoded by the exons ATGGAAGCAGACAACGTTGCCCGAGGGCTG GCACCAGGACCACCGCGGCCTGGCCTGGTGCCAGTCAGCATCATTGGGGCTGAGGACGAGGATTTTGAGAATGAGCTGGAGACG AACACAGAGGAGCAAAACAGCCAGTTCCAGAGCCTGGAGCAGGTGAAGCGGCGGCCTGCCCACCTCATGGCCCTCTTGCAGCACGTCGCCCTGCAGTTTGAACCAGGACCTCtg CTCTGCTGCCTGCACGCGGACATGCTGAGTTCCCTGGGTCCCAAGGAGGCCAAGAAGGCCTTCCTCGACTTCTGCCATTGCTTCCTGGACAAGACGGCG GTTTTGCGGGTGCTAGTCCCTCCCGCCGTCGCCTTTGAACTTG ACCGCACGCGGCCCGAGGTCATCTCTGAGGACTTGCAGCGGCAGTTTGTACAGGAGATAGTGCAGAGCCAGCAGGCAGCTGTTAGCCGGCTGCTGGAGGACTTCCGCTCCAAGCGGCTCATGGGCATGACACCCTGGGAGCAGGACCTGACCCAGCTGGAGGCCTGGGTTGGGCGGGACCGTGCCAGCTTTGAGGCCCGGGAGCGGCACCTGGCTGAACGGCTGCTGGCCCACCTGGAGGAGATGCA ACACACCATCTCTAACGATGAGGAAAAGAG TGCCGCTGTGGTCAACGCCATCAGCCTGTACATGCGCCACCTTGGGGTGCGGACCAAGAGCGGAGACAAGAAGTCAGGGATGAATTTCTTCCGCAAAAAG GTGATGGGGAATCGGCGGTCAGATGAGCCAACCAAGACCAAAAAAGGCCTGAGCATCTTCCTAGACCCTGCTCGCTGGAACCGGGGAGAGCCTCAGG CCTCGGATTTCCGACACCTCAAAGTCGAGACTGATG CTGAGAAACCAGGCCTTACGGAAAGGAAGGGAGGCCTGGGGGTGCCCTCCCGGGACCGGAATGTTGGGGCTCCTGGGCAGGATGTCCCTGGAGTTTCTCTGCACCCTCTGCCCGGGGACAGTCCTGACCGGGAACCAG GTGTTGACACCCCGCCAGAGCTGGGGGACCCACCCCCCCAGGGCCCGGCCAGCCTGGAGCCCCCGGGGCCCTCGGAGAGCACTGAGGAGGGTCCTGACACAGAGAG CCCTGAGCCTGGAGATGAAGGGGACCCTGGGCGGTCAGGACTAGAGCTGGAACCAGAAGAGCCCCCTGGCTGGCGGGAGCTCAtccccccaggcaccctgcacAGCCTGCCTAAGAGCCAGGTGAAGCGGCAGGAGGTCATCAGCG AGCTACTGGTGACAGAGGCTGCCCATGTGCGCATGCTCCGGGTGCTGCATGACCTCTTCTACCAGCCCATGTTGGAAGGGAACTTCTTCTCCACGGAGGATCTACAGAACATCTTCCCCAGCCTGGATGAGCTCATCGAGGTGCATT CCCTGTTCCTCGATCGACTGATGAAGCGGAGGCAGGATAGTGGCTGCCTCATTGAGGAGATCGGAGATGTACTGCTGGCCCGG TTTGATGGTGCCGAAGGCAAATGGTTCCAGAAAATCTCCTCCCGCTTCTGCAGCCGCCAGTCATTTGCCTTAGAGCAGCTCAAAGCCAAGCAGCGCAAGGATCCTCGGTTCTGTGCCTTTGTGCAG GAGGCCGAGAGCCGCCCCCGGTGCCGCCGCCTGCAGCTGAAGGATATGATCCCCACGGAGATGCAGCGTCTGACCAAGTACCCCCTGCTCCTGCAGAGCATTGGGCAGAACACAG AAGAGTCAGCAGAACGGGAGAAAGTAGAACTGGCAGCTGAGTGCTGCCGGGAAATTCTGCACCATGTTAACCAAGCCGTGCGTGACATGGAGGACCTGCTG cgGCTCAAGGATTATCAGAAGCGCCTGGACTTGTCCCTCCTGCGGCAGAGCAGCGACCCCATGCTAAGCGAGTTCAAG aaCCTGGACATCACCAAAAAGAAGCTGATCTACGAGGGTCCGCTGACGTGGCGGCTGACGAAGGACAAGGCTGTAG AGGTACACGTGCTGCTGCTGGAtgacctgctgctgctgctccagcgCCAGGACGATCGGCTGCTGCTCAAGTCCCACAGCCGGACGCTGACACCCACACCCGACGGCAAGACCATGCTGCGGCCGGTGCTGCGGCTCACCTCCGCCATAACCCGCGAGGTGGCTACCG aTCACAAAGCCTTCTATGTCCTTTTTACCTGGGACCAGGAGGCCCAGATATATGAGCTGGTGGCCCAGACGGTGTCGGAACGGAAGAA CTGGTGTTCCCTCATCACTGAAACTGCTGGATCCTTGAAGGTCCCTGCCCCCGCCTCTCGCCCCAAACCCCGGCCCAGCCCAAGCAG CACCCGAGAACCCCTGCTCAGCAGCTCAGAGAATGGCAACGGTGGTGGCCGAGAGATACCCCCAGCTGACG GCCAGACCGAGAGAATCCTCAGCACCCTCCTGCCCTACTGCAGGCCCCGCCCTGAGGGCCAGCTTGCTGCCAAGGCCCTTGAGAAAG TGCTGTCCCTGAAGCAGCTCCTGTTTCCCTCGGAGGAAGACAGTGGGGCAGGGCCTCCCCAGGAAGGGGATGGGGTCCCTGGGGGTGGCCCCCTGAGCCCGACACAGACCCACACCCAGGAAATTCGGGAAAAGCTGCTCAGCCTGGAGGAGACCATGAAACAGCTGGAG gaggtggaggaggaattTTGTCACCTGCGACTCCTTCTGTCTCAGCTTGGGGAGAACAGCACCCCCCAGCCTGGGTGTACCTGA
- the ARHGEF1 gene encoding rho guanine nucleotide exchange factor 1 isoform X5: MEADNVARGLAPGPPRPGLVPVSIIGAEDEDFENELETNTEEQNSQFQSLEQVKRRPAHLMALLQHVALQFEPGPLLCCLHADMLSSLGPKEAKKAFLDFCHCFLDKTAVLRVLVPPAVAFELDRTRPEVISEDLQRQFVQEIVQSQQAAVSRLLEDFRSKRLMGMTPWEQDLTQLEAWVGRDRASFEARERHLAERLLAHLEEMQHTISNDEEKSAAVVNAISLYMRHLGVRTKSGDKKSGMNFFRKKVMGNRRSDEPTKTKKGLSIFLDPARWNRGEPQASDFRHLKVETDAEKPGLTERKGGLGVPSRDRNVGAPGQDVPGVSLHPLPGDSPDREPGVDTPPELGDPPPQGPASLEPPGPSESTEEGPDTERLSGRLGRSESLRVSDRRRPSRGSLGAKGRGGGRSRSDVDMDPSSATAVLGPARRATPEPGDEGDPGRSGLELEPEEPPGWRELIPPGTLHSLPKSQVKRQEVISELLVTEAAHVRMLRVLHDLFYQPMLEGNFFSTEDLQNIFPSLDELIEVHSLFLDRLMKRRQDSGCLIEEIGDVLLARFDGAEGKWFQKISSRFCSRQSFALEQLKAKQRKDPRFCAFVQEAESRPRCRRLQLKDMIPTEMQRLTKYPLLLQSIGQNTEESAEREKVELAAECCREILHHVNQAVRDMEDLLRLKDYQKRLDLSLLRQSSDPMLSEFKNLDITKKKLIYEGPLTWRLTKDKAVEVHVLLLDDLLLLLQRQDDRLLLKSHSRTLTPTPDGKTMLRPVLRLTSAITREVATDHKAFYVLFTWDQEAQIYELVAQTVSERKNWCSLITETAGSLKVPAPASRPKPRPSPSSTREPLLSSSENGNGGGREIPPADGQTERILSTLLPYCRPRPEGQLAAKALEKVLSLKQLLFPSEEDSGAGPPQEGDGVPGGGPLSPTQTHTQEIREKLLSLEETMKQLEEVEEEFCHLRLLLSQLGENSTPQPGCT; this comes from the exons ATGGAAGCAGACAACGTTGCCCGAGGGCTG GCACCAGGACCACCGCGGCCTGGCCTGGTGCCAGTCAGCATCATTGGGGCTGAGGACGAGGATTTTGAGAATGAGCTGGAGACG AACACAGAGGAGCAAAACAGCCAGTTCCAGAGCCTGGAGCAGGTGAAGCGGCGGCCTGCCCACCTCATGGCCCTCTTGCAGCACGTCGCCCTGCAGTTTGAACCAGGACCTCtg CTCTGCTGCCTGCACGCGGACATGCTGAGTTCCCTGGGTCCCAAGGAGGCCAAGAAGGCCTTCCTCGACTTCTGCCATTGCTTCCTGGACAAGACGGCG GTTTTGCGGGTGCTAGTCCCTCCCGCCGTCGCCTTTGAACTTG ACCGCACGCGGCCCGAGGTCATCTCTGAGGACTTGCAGCGGCAGTTTGTACAGGAGATAGTGCAGAGCCAGCAGGCAGCTGTTAGCCGGCTGCTGGAGGACTTCCGCTCCAAGCGGCTCATGGGCATGACACCCTGGGAGCAGGACCTGACCCAGCTGGAGGCCTGGGTTGGGCGGGACCGTGCCAGCTTTGAGGCCCGGGAGCGGCACCTGGCTGAACGGCTGCTGGCCCACCTGGAGGAGATGCA ACACACCATCTCTAACGATGAGGAAAAGAG TGCCGCTGTGGTCAACGCCATCAGCCTGTACATGCGCCACCTTGGGGTGCGGACCAAGAGCGGAGACAAGAAGTCAGGGATGAATTTCTTCCGCAAAAAG GTGATGGGGAATCGGCGGTCAGATGAGCCAACCAAGACCAAAAAAGGCCTGAGCATCTTCCTAGACCCTGCTCGCTGGAACCGGGGAGAGCCTCAGG CCTCGGATTTCCGACACCTCAAAGTCGAGACTGATG CTGAGAAACCAGGCCTTACGGAAAGGAAGGGAGGCCTGGGGGTGCCCTCCCGGGACCGGAATGTTGGGGCTCCTGGGCAGGATGTCCCTGGAGTTTCTCTGCACCCTCTGCCCGGGGACAGTCCTGACCGGGAACCAG GTGTTGACACCCCGCCAGAGCTGGGGGACCCACCCCCCCAGGGCCCGGCCAGCCTGGAGCCCCCGGGGCCCTCGGAGAGCACTGAGGAGGGTCCTGACACAGAGAG GCTGTCGGGGCGTCTGGGGCGCTCGGAGAGCCTGCGGGTGAGTGACCGCCGCCGGCCTTCCCGGGGCAGCCTCGGGGCtaagggccggggtgggggccgcTCCCGGAGTGACGTGGACATGGACCCCAGCTCTGCCACGGCCGTGCTTGGCCCTGCCCGACGAGCCAC CCCTGAGCCTGGAGATGAAGGGGACCCTGGGCGGTCAGGACTAGAGCTGGAACCAGAAGAGCCCCCTGGCTGGCGGGAGCTCAtccccccaggcaccctgcacAGCCTGCCTAAGAGCCAGGTGAAGCGGCAGGAGGTCATCAGCG AGCTACTGGTGACAGAGGCTGCCCATGTGCGCATGCTCCGGGTGCTGCATGACCTCTTCTACCAGCCCATGTTGGAAGGGAACTTCTTCTCCACGGAGGATCTACAGAACATCTTCCCCAGCCTGGATGAGCTCATCGAGGTGCATT CCCTGTTCCTCGATCGACTGATGAAGCGGAGGCAGGATAGTGGCTGCCTCATTGAGGAGATCGGAGATGTACTGCTGGCCCGG TTTGATGGTGCCGAAGGCAAATGGTTCCAGAAAATCTCCTCCCGCTTCTGCAGCCGCCAGTCATTTGCCTTAGAGCAGCTCAAAGCCAAGCAGCGCAAGGATCCTCGGTTCTGTGCCTTTGTGCAG GAGGCCGAGAGCCGCCCCCGGTGCCGCCGCCTGCAGCTGAAGGATATGATCCCCACGGAGATGCAGCGTCTGACCAAGTACCCCCTGCTCCTGCAGAGCATTGGGCAGAACACAG AAGAGTCAGCAGAACGGGAGAAAGTAGAACTGGCAGCTGAGTGCTGCCGGGAAATTCTGCACCATGTTAACCAAGCCGTGCGTGACATGGAGGACCTGCTG cgGCTCAAGGATTATCAGAAGCGCCTGGACTTGTCCCTCCTGCGGCAGAGCAGCGACCCCATGCTAAGCGAGTTCAAG aaCCTGGACATCACCAAAAAGAAGCTGATCTACGAGGGTCCGCTGACGTGGCGGCTGACGAAGGACAAGGCTGTAG AGGTACACGTGCTGCTGCTGGAtgacctgctgctgctgctccagcgCCAGGACGATCGGCTGCTGCTCAAGTCCCACAGCCGGACGCTGACACCCACACCCGACGGCAAGACCATGCTGCGGCCGGTGCTGCGGCTCACCTCCGCCATAACCCGCGAGGTGGCTACCG aTCACAAAGCCTTCTATGTCCTTTTTACCTGGGACCAGGAGGCCCAGATATATGAGCTGGTGGCCCAGACGGTGTCGGAACGGAAGAA CTGGTGTTCCCTCATCACTGAAACTGCTGGATCCTTGAAGGTCCCTGCCCCCGCCTCTCGCCCCAAACCCCGGCCCAGCCCAAGCAG CACCCGAGAACCCCTGCTCAGCAGCTCAGAGAATGGCAACGGTGGTGGCCGAGAGATACCCCCAGCTGACG GCCAGACCGAGAGAATCCTCAGCACCCTCCTGCCCTACTGCAGGCCCCGCCCTGAGGGCCAGCTTGCTGCCAAGGCCCTTGAGAAAG TGCTGTCCCTGAAGCAGCTCCTGTTTCCCTCGGAGGAAGACAGTGGGGCAGGGCCTCCCCAGGAAGGGGATGGGGTCCCTGGGGGTGGCCCCCTGAGCCCGACACAGACCCACACCCAGGAAATTCGGGAAAAGCTGCTCAGCCTGGAGGAGACCATGAAACAGCTGGAG gaggtggaggaggaattTTGTCACCTGCGACTCCTTCTGTCTCAGCTTGGGGAGAACAGCACCCCCCAGCCTGGGTGTACCTGA